The sequence tcatagttttgatacaattaaccattgttttacaacagtaataatgtagtttccatacagtaaccatgacagtaaccatgttgattttgttgttactatggttactgtagtaaaaccatgatgaTTTGTCGCAAGGGCAAATCTCTTTAAGTGTCTGTTACCAAatagaatatttttactttataattttttacaccTGAACATAAATACCGAACCGTACCGAAACCAtgaccctaaaaccgtgataTAAACCGAACCGTGAGAAATTTAACCCATTAAACAGTTCACCCGAGAGtttaaattttgtcatcattcactcacattcacactcgTGTAGTTATTTTGTGGTATCTCGTCCTTCTTGGAGCTTGACATCATCCGTCCCCCTTCACAGTCGATGCATGgcaaagagcagcatgaacattctgcaaaacatctccttttgtgctccacacaAGAAAGACGATCATACGGGTTAGCAACAACATGAAcgcgagtaaacgatgacagttttcattttcaggtgaactgttccttttcgCATTAGTGCAGAGATACAAAATGAATATTTAACGAAACAAAATGTCAAATTCAAACAAAAGTAACAATTCTCAGATTTTTTACTGCGATTCACGATAACAGAGTTATGTGTGCACGTTTACCATCTCTGTGCAGACGTACATGTCTGAGACAGCTGTCCTGACGCGAGAACATCTTGCCGCACAGCTGACAACGGAAGGGTTTTTCGCCCGTGTGTATCCGCCGGTGTGTTATCAGTCGCGTTTTCTGCGTGAAGCGTTTGCCACATTCCTCACATCGGAACGGTTTTGGCCTCGCAATGTGTCGCGTAATGGTCTATAAATACACTTTGCGTGGATGTTTTAGGCACACTTGAGGGGGAACTCAAAGGCAGATGTCGGCTGAACACCGTTGAGTCCGATACGCTGGGCGAAGGTTGATGGGAATTCTGTCGTGGAGCGTTTAGAAGATTCAAGCCGTACTCGATGTCTTTATTTTGAGCTGCATTAAAGCTCACGTTTTCCAGCACAACACCAGAACCGAATAAACCGGACATCGACTGAGAGCTCATCGGCTCTTCCATCAACACCCGCGAGACATACGGGTCTGTAAAACACTGAGAATGTTGTTCTGGAACAATTAGACTCTCGGGATCGTCAAACGCTTTGCCTGGATCGCCTCCTGACAACCATACATGAGAGTCTCCATCATCTGCTCCACAGTGGGTTTGCACTTCGCTCCTGTGCTCGGCTTGAACTTGATTCAGTTTCTGATCAACAAGTTCTTCCACCTGTTCGATCTTCATCTCAAGCTCCAGGCCACTGAACTCTTCATCCTCTGCGGTGCTCTGCTGAGCTCGGGACGTCTCTTGGGAGGGTTTGAAGGGTGCTGTTGACTCCTCTCGTTTCAGATGGAGCACATTTATCTCCTGTGTTTGTGGAAAAAGCGGCTTCTCCTCTGAGATCTCCCTCACTGGACTAGTTGCGATGGCCTTTTCCTGGTGCGATTCTTCCAAATCTGCCATCACACCTGCACAGAAGGACAGGTTCATATGTGATTTAAGACGTTCACCTTAATCATTTTCAACATTcgcttataaaataaaaaagctaaaacaCACATCAATGAATTCTACATGTGGTCAGTTGCTACAGACCATATAAATAGTAAAGATTCAACAGTTTGGCTACTCAACTATGAGAATCACgatgaataaaagtaattttttattgaatattagtGCTGGCATTCTATAAAACAATAAGCCGCTCGAGGCTatacattacagtgattttattaCAGATAAGAGAGTTTTAGGCACTTCACACGATACCCTTTAACGGTGTCTCGAGCCGTTTACGGGTTGGAAACCGAGAACCGGTTTTTATTTAGAACCATTTTAGTCAATCAAATACCAAAATCAAAATCATTTGGCCACAACAACTTCCTTTGGTTTTCAAAAAGATATCCGACATCACAATTCAGCAcattaagtgttttattttgtgtttattatgaAGATTTAAATGATTTACCATTTTGTCTTGtacatacacagatgagccaaatcATTATGACCATGTGTTTACTAAgctggatcggacttgttggtccagcacatcccatagatgcacAACCGGATTGAGATCTGAGGAGTTTGGAGGCCAGGGTAACACCTTGCACTCTTCATCacattcctcaaaccattcccgaacggtgtgtgcagtgtggcagagcgcattatccttctgaaagagggcattgccatcagggaataccgttgccatgaagggttgtacctggtctgcaaccaCGTTTAGGTAGGTGGTCTTccaacagtgcatcctggtgccatcacttccccaggtaaactgcTCACACgtacacgtgatgtaaaagaaaacgggacacatcggaccaggcgaccttcttccacttctGGACcttccaaggtccagttctgatgctcaagtgcccattgtaggtgcttttgacattggacaggggtcagcatgggcactctgaccagtcggCGGCTACGAAGCCCCAAacacagcaagctgcgatgcactgtgtgttgtgacatacATATAAGATATACATTGATTTCTTCTATGTCCTCTGTCAGGGACATGAGGACCGAGTACATCCGTTTTCACCTATTGGGTGACTCTACAGTGTTTGACAAACATTTGATTGATTGCAGGCTAATTCATGTGTGTACTAGAGTGCACTCCAAAAATACAGCATATATAGGCATACatcttttatttacatattttaacatcTGTATAGAAAATTAcacatagcctcaattttgtactcgaTAGTTTGAGATATTAATTTAAACTGTCTATTTAACAGAACTCAATTAATTGATTAAAGCAGCACtgcgtaactttgtgctctctagcgacatctgtggttgaaacttaaaactgCAAGCAATTTGTGTTTGCGTAAGAACACTTTACGTCAGtcgtgtttcggcactgctcttctggtggatgaatctcatgatttgagcttaccCGTGTTTGTGTGATCACGACTGGCGATGTTGATATTATGGTATATGATTAAACAATTACAACTGAAATactacttgctttgatgaagatataaAATACTGCTATTTAcgtattttaaatgaataaatgtacacttatagcacttttcCGACACTACACTCAGAGAGCTTTACATAAAGAACAGGGGACTCAATCACTAACAGTATGTTAATTGATATGattaacagtgttttatgtactattaatgtttgtattatacAACACTTATtgatttaagaggtgaaactcgtgATACGAGTTATattgaagactttattatttttatattatattgtccAGCTGATAATGCAAGAGAACCGTTATACTGCAATAATATGTTTATGCAATACACACAATAACaccttaaattaaaaacaatacgaggattcaataatgatggggatagaACATacttcattaaacattaaaataatatacgtatatgcaatataacaattacaagaagtcataaatattagtaaacatgtcacagtaaatCCCCCCGACAATATAGACGCATCACGATCGGTTAGCACAGGAGTAATGCGCGATTCAATGACGCGATATCGCGTCAAATCCGACCCGACAGCTCACAACACAAGTCATGTTTAGGCTGActgtagtgaatcggggtaagatAAGGGCATTGTTTtcaacactgattgtttatgttctcaatcaataatggcaatttgttaatttaaaaaaaaaattaaataaataaatacataaaaaaaaatcgtaCGTACTGCAGCTTTAAGACATATTGATCGTTAATGACAACATTAGCAACGAACGAACCCCCGCCCCCCTCTCACTGTCAAATCTCCAgaatttaagtcgttttttttttttcatgtgattattgtcatcattgtttTAATCAATGCTTGTGACAAATATTCTGGATTGCGGTTtcaaattaatatgatttaatattgtagctggacatgtgtgtgtgtgtgtgtgtgtgtgtgtgtgtgctgcgcgTGCAGTTCGGAGAGAGTTCTCGCAATACACTTTTCAAAGCAACGGTGAAGCAGCATCGCCTCTGAATGATTggggggttatatatatatatatatattatatatatattttttttatttattaaaaggatTTCTATATTTTATAACTCAATAGTCTACAATATAATAGCCATATAAACGTAgcgtaattaataataaaacttaGTTGGATATTCAGTGATATCGGCTGTGCAATATCGACTTCTGTGATTGGCCAATACCGGCAGACTGGAGCCAATGGAAATGCTTCTCCTTCGGTGCGCATCTTATTCCTCTGAGAACTTCAAAGCAGACCACTTGAGGTAAATTATCTGGAATGATTTACGATGCCTAGTATGTGGGAGTGTTATGTCTTAATGTGAGTTAGTCTGCGTGTTTTTTATGCGTGTCatgttatccttt comes from Xyrauchen texanus isolate HMW12.3.18 chromosome 9, RBS_HiC_50CHRs, whole genome shotgun sequence and encodes:
- the si:dkeyp-68b7.7 gene encoding uncharacterized protein si:dkeyp-68b7.7 isoform X6, with the translated sequence MSSSVMLQSQISAIMDVLAKAAVAEISQLLQEDSAALHQEIQRRNEEIQGLKTRLLLTETKLQRVTANRCSIGVQVEMMMMDTSVMADLEESHQEKAIATSPVREISEEKPLFPQTQEINVLHLKREESTAPFKPSQETSRAQQSTAEDEEFSGLELEMKIEQVEELVDQKLNQVQAEHRSEVQTHCGADDGDSHVWLSGGDPGKAFDDPESLIVPEQHSQCFTDPYVSRVLMEEPMSSQSMSGLFGSGVVLENVSFNAAQNKDIEYGLNLLNAPRQNSHQPSPSVSDSTVFSRHLPLSSPSSVPKTSTQSVFIDHYATHCEAKTVPM